The sequence below is a genomic window from Bacteroidales bacterium.
TGTCCGTAATAAATATTTTTTGTTAGCGATTGGTCCGACATCCAAATATCGTCTATTTCATTGGGAGGCATTTGTTTGCTGGTTTCGCTTTCGAATAGTAAATAGCTCCAGCGGGCTGCAAGATTCGAGTATGAGGGAGTTGTAATAATTAATTGCCCGTTGGGTTTAAGAATACGGTTAAATTCTTTAAGCGATTTTAGTTGATCGCTAAAATGTTCAATTCCTTCTTGGCAAATTACCATATCGGCAGTCGCATTTTCGATGGGTAGGGGGTGGTCAATATCGGCACGGCTACATTTTACACGGTCAAACATAAAATACTCGGGAAAAAGGTCAAAGGCCATGACTTTTGCACCGTATTCATAAAGAATTTTTGATGTAACGCCATTGCCGGCTGGTAAATCAACTACCACTTTGTCTTTAAAGCTGTCTTTAATAGAATCAAAGTATTTTTTTACATAATACTTTGGACTTTTAGGATTGTGAATGTATTCGTCTATCATTATTTAGGTTTTACTAATATTTTGGGTTCCATCATTTCGTAAATGGCATATTTTACTCCTTCGCGTCCAAAACCACTGTCTTTAATGCCTCCATAGGGCATATGATCTACTCTAAA
It includes:
- a CDS encoding class I SAM-dependent methyltransferase, which produces MIDEYIHNPKSPKYYVKKYFDSIKDSFKDKVVVDLPAGNGVTSKILYEYGAKVMAFDLFPEYFMFDRVKCSRADIDHPLPIENATADMVICQEGIEHFSDQLKSLKEFNRILKPNGQLIITTPSYSNLAARWSYLLFESETSKQMPPNEIDDIWMSDQSLTKNIYYGHIFLIGNQKLRILAKLAGFDIKEMKYMRLSKGSLVLFPFLYPFIWISSYLRYFRNLKKHKNIDLSMKKKVYQEQLNMNIAVKNLLNKHTFVILQKKSELNEIDFRQDSIIKPFDKLM